A window from Photobacterium sp. DA100 encodes these proteins:
- the iolD gene encoding 3D-(3,5/4)-trihydroxycyclohexane-1,2-dione acylhydrolase (decyclizing), which produces MSVNTVRLTMAQALVKYLQAQKVEIDGEIQPMFAGVFAIFGHGNVAGLGEALYHANEALPTYRAHNEQAMAHSAIAFAKANNRQRMMAATTSVGPGALNMVTAAALAHVNRLPVLLLPGDTFATREPDPVLQQVEDWSDATITPNDCFKPVSRFFDRITRPEQLLNSLPQAMRVLTDPVECGPATIAIPQDVQTMAFDYPLHFFKEKIHRVRRPGADEHELTEVVELIKQAKQPLVIAGGGIHYSGALEQFREFVETYQLPVGETQAGKGALPWDHTSNLGSIGVTGSAAVNQMAAEADVIIAVGTRVQDFTSSSRALFKADAKIVSLNVNGFDATKHYGIPLVADAKVALPQLTQYLVDWQVSTVWQNKAETLRLEWNKTVSIAMTDRGTALPTDAEVIGAVNRAAGEKDIVVCAAGGLPGELHKLWRTRYDKGYHLEYGFSCMGYEIAGGLGVKMAKPDSEVFIMIGDGSYLMLNSEISTSVMLGHKLVLVVLDNRGFGCINRLQHACGGAGFNNLLKDCNTIEEGAPKTDFAAHARSLGAQAEKVANIAELEQALVRAKQATSTYVITLDTDPLSTTESGGSWWEVAVPEVSEREQVRAARARYEIAKQQQVI; this is translated from the coding sequence ATGAGTGTTAATACGGTACGCCTGACGATGGCTCAGGCTTTGGTGAAATACCTGCAAGCGCAGAAAGTCGAGATCGACGGTGAGATCCAACCTATGTTTGCCGGTGTGTTTGCCATTTTCGGACACGGTAATGTTGCCGGGCTAGGGGAGGCGCTCTATCACGCCAATGAAGCACTGCCGACCTACCGCGCCCATAACGAGCAGGCTATGGCGCACAGTGCCATTGCTTTTGCCAAGGCCAATAACCGCCAACGTATGATGGCGGCGACAACATCGGTCGGGCCAGGGGCTCTGAATATGGTCACCGCAGCAGCACTGGCCCATGTCAACCGCCTGCCTGTATTGCTTCTGCCGGGCGATACATTTGCTACCCGTGAACCGGACCCTGTGCTGCAGCAAGTTGAAGACTGGAGTGATGCGACTATCACACCGAATGATTGTTTCAAACCGGTGAGTCGATTCTTTGACCGCATCACCCGTCCAGAGCAGTTGCTAAATAGTTTGCCGCAAGCGATGCGGGTGTTGACCGATCCGGTTGAGTGCGGCCCGGCAACGATAGCGATTCCGCAAGATGTCCAGACCATGGCGTTTGATTACCCGCTTCATTTCTTTAAAGAGAAAATCCACCGTGTGCGCCGACCTGGGGCAGATGAGCATGAGCTGACCGAAGTTGTTGAGTTGATCAAACAGGCTAAGCAACCGCTGGTCATTGCCGGTGGCGGTATTCACTATTCCGGCGCGTTGGAACAGTTCCGTGAGTTTGTAGAAACCTACCAGTTACCAGTAGGTGAAACCCAGGCCGGTAAAGGGGCATTGCCTTGGGATCATACTTCCAACCTTGGTTCAATTGGCGTGACAGGATCTGCGGCGGTGAACCAGATGGCTGCTGAAGCGGACGTGATCATCGCGGTGGGAACACGCGTGCAGGACTTTACCTCTAGCTCAAGAGCACTGTTTAAAGCCGATGCCAAGATAGTTTCGCTGAATGTGAACGGCTTTGATGCAACGAAGCATTATGGGATCCCTCTGGTAGCTGATGCCAAGGTGGCATTACCTCAATTAACCCAGTATCTGGTCGACTGGCAGGTCTCGACGGTTTGGCAGAATAAAGCAGAGACACTTCGTCTGGAGTGGAACAAAACCGTATCTATTGCCATGACTGATCGTGGTACGGCACTGCCGACTGACGCAGAGGTTATCGGTGCGGTTAACCGCGCGGCGGGCGAGAAAGATATCGTCGTTTGTGCCGCCGGTGGGTTGCCGGGTGAACTGCACAAACTGTGGCGTACCCGTTATGACAAAGGGTACCACCTCGAATATGGCTTCTCTTGCATGGGGTATGAAATTGCTGGCGGCCTTGGCGTCAAGATGGCTAAACCGGATTCAGAAGTATTCATTATGATCGGTGATGGCTCATATCTGATGCTGAATTCCGAAATTTCCACCTCGGTGATGCTAGGGCACAAGTTGGTACTCGTGGTACTGGATAACCGTGGATTCGGCTGTATCAATCGTCTTCAGCATGCTTGCGGCGGGGCTGGTTTCAATAACTTGCTCAAGGACTGTAACACCATTGAAGAAGGTGCACCGAAGACTGATTTTGCCGCCCATGCTCGCTCGCTAGGGGCACAGGCAGAAAAAGTCGCCAACATTGCAGAGCTAGAGCAAGCCTTGGTGCGGGCGAAGCAGGCGACATCAACATATGTGATCACCCTGGATACCGATCCGCTGAGTACGACTGAATCGGGTGGTTCATGGTGGGAAGTGGCAGTACCTGAAGTATCTGAGCGCGAACAAGTGCGTGCAGCCAGAGCAAGGTATGAAATCGCCAAACAACAGCAAGTGATTTAA
- the iolE gene encoding myo-inosose-2 dehydratase: MTVQLGINPLTWTNDDLPSLGAETPLATCLTEGRQAGFAGFELGNKFPREASVLGPILANHDLKLVSGWYSGELLTRTVEEEIEAVQPHLTLLRELGAKVMVFAEVTGCIHGQQDTPVRLRPNFPADKWREYGKKLSEFAKYTKSQGVEVAYHHHMGTVIETAEDIDNLMEYTSEEVGLLLDTGHLTFAGADPVQVATRWAHRINHVHTKDIRADVLADVKNRNTSFLDAVLDGVFTVPGDGCVNYPAVFEQLKNVNYQGWLVVEAEQDPAIAHPMTYATLGFNNLQELAREAGLLEGEGQE, translated from the coding sequence ATGACTGTTCAACTAGGTATCAACCCACTGACTTGGACCAACGATGACTTGCCATCTTTGGGTGCAGAAACACCATTAGCAACATGTTTGACTGAAGGGCGCCAAGCCGGTTTTGCCGGCTTCGAACTTGGCAATAAGTTTCCGCGTGAAGCCAGTGTGCTAGGACCGATACTCGCCAATCATGATCTTAAGTTGGTGTCAGGCTGGTACTCCGGCGAATTGCTTACCCGCACGGTAGAGGAAGAAATCGAAGCGGTTCAGCCTCACTTGACCTTACTGCGTGAGTTGGGTGCTAAGGTGATGGTATTTGCTGAAGTCACCGGATGCATTCACGGCCAGCAAGATACACCGGTGCGTCTTCGCCCTAACTTTCCCGCTGATAAATGGCGAGAGTACGGCAAGAAACTTAGCGAGTTTGCCAAGTACACCAAAAGCCAGGGGGTTGAGGTAGCCTATCACCATCATATGGGCACCGTTATCGAGACTGCTGAAGATATCGATAACCTGATGGAATACACCAGTGAAGAAGTGGGGCTGTTGCTTGATACCGGTCATCTGACCTTTGCTGGCGCTGATCCGGTACAGGTGGCAACGCGTTGGGCCCACCGGATTAACCATGTTCATACCAAAGATATTCGTGCTGATGTACTGGCTGATGTGAAGAACCGCAATACCAGCTTCCTTGATGCAGTACTTGATGGCGTATTCACTGTTCCGGGCGATGGTTGTGTGAATTATCCAGCAGTATTTGAGCAGTTAAAAAACGTCAATTATCAGGGCTGGTTGGTCGTGGAAGCTGAGCAGGACCCTGCAATCGCTCATCCAATGACCTATGCCACTTTAGGTTTTAATAATTTACAAGAACTTGCTCGCGAGGCCGGGCTATTAGAAGGCGAAGGCCAAGAGTAA
- the iolC gene encoding 5-dehydro-2-deoxygluconokinase: MNTSNKKLDLICLGRVAVDLYGQQIGARLEDMGTFSKYLGGSSGNVAYGTARQGLKSSMLARVGDEHMGRFLREELQRVGVDTSHLITDKERLTALVILGIKDEDTFPLIFYRDNCADMAITADDIDEQYIASARCLAITGTHLSHPNTREAVLTALRYARKHGVKTAIDIDYRPVLWGLTTLGDGETRFIESGKVTEQLQEVLGLFDLIVGTEEEFHIAGGSTDTVEALKAVREVSNAELVCKRGPLGCSVFTDAIPNDLDEGITVQGVRVDVLNVLGAGDAFMSGLLRGYLNDEGWEKACAYANACGALVVSRHGCAPAMPSKQELDDYLSRAGDVPRPDLDERLNHLHRVTTRDKEWEELCVLAFDHRIQFVDMAREANADISRIRSLKKLILQASREVAEEAGLSGKAGLLCDSTFGQDVLNEITGEGWWIGRPVELPASRPLELEHGNIGTQLIDWPLEHVVKCLVFFHPDDHHALRLEQEKQVCEVYQACCKTGHELLLEVILPADMERTDELYLRAMQRFYNLGVKPDWWKLPPMAAESWQEVNALIRDRDAYCRGVVLLGLDAPENELKAGFNAAASTDIVKGFAVGRTIFGQPSRLWLANDIDDAGLIEQIKQNYHNLITLWRQRG; the protein is encoded by the coding sequence ATGAATACCAGCAATAAGAAATTGGATCTTATTTGTTTGGGGCGAGTTGCCGTTGACTTGTATGGCCAGCAAATTGGGGCTCGCCTAGAGGATATGGGCACTTTCTCTAAGTATCTCGGTGGGTCGTCAGGCAACGTCGCTTATGGCACTGCAAGGCAGGGGTTGAAGTCTTCCATGCTGGCGAGGGTTGGGGATGAGCACATGGGGCGCTTCTTACGCGAAGAGCTGCAGCGAGTTGGTGTTGATACCAGTCACTTAATTACCGATAAAGAACGTCTTACAGCCTTGGTCATCCTTGGTATTAAGGATGAAGACACCTTCCCACTGATCTTCTACCGTGATAATTGCGCAGATATGGCTATCACTGCCGATGATATTGATGAGCAATATATTGCCTCGGCACGCTGCTTGGCAATTACTGGTACCCACCTATCACACCCTAATACCCGCGAAGCCGTGCTGACCGCCTTGCGCTATGCCCGTAAGCACGGCGTGAAAACAGCCATAGATATTGATTACCGCCCCGTGCTTTGGGGGCTAACTACCTTGGGAGATGGCGAAACGCGCTTTATTGAGTCAGGCAAGGTCACCGAGCAACTTCAAGAAGTGTTGGGCTTGTTCGATTTGATTGTTGGTACAGAAGAAGAATTCCACATTGCAGGTGGCTCGACGGACACAGTGGAAGCGCTGAAAGCCGTACGTGAAGTGAGTAATGCCGAGTTAGTGTGCAAGCGTGGTCCGCTAGGTTGCTCAGTCTTCACTGATGCGATTCCAAATGATCTAGATGAAGGGATTACCGTCCAAGGCGTGCGGGTAGATGTACTCAATGTATTGGGTGCAGGCGATGCCTTCATGTCGGGCCTTTTGCGTGGCTACCTAAATGATGAAGGTTGGGAGAAAGCCTGTGCTTATGCCAATGCCTGTGGTGCCTTGGTCGTCTCTCGCCATGGTTGTGCACCGGCCATGCCTTCGAAACAAGAGTTGGATGATTACTTGTCTCGTGCTGGTGATGTGCCTCGTCCTGATCTGGATGAGCGTTTAAACCATCTTCATCGGGTAACGACAAGGGATAAAGAGTGGGAAGAACTCTGTGTGCTGGCTTTTGATCACCGTATCCAGTTCGTCGATATGGCCCGCGAAGCCAATGCCGATATCAGCCGGATCAGGTCACTGAAAAAGCTTATTCTGCAGGCGAGTCGCGAAGTGGCTGAAGAAGCGGGCTTATCCGGCAAAGCGGGATTGCTGTGTGACAGCACATTTGGTCAAGACGTACTGAACGAAATTACCGGGGAAGGCTGGTGGATTGGCCGGCCGGTAGAGCTGCCAGCTTCCCGTCCTCTTGAACTGGAACACGGCAATATTGGTACCCAGCTGATTGATTGGCCGCTGGAGCATGTTGTTAAGTGCCTGGTGTTCTTCCACCCTGATGATCATCACGCGTTACGTCTTGAGCAAGAAAAGCAAGTGTGTGAAGTGTATCAAGCGTGCTGCAAGACAGGTCATGAGCTGCTGCTAGAAGTGATTTTGCCTGCTGATATGGAGCGCACCGATGAGCTATATCTGCGCGCGATGCAGCGTTTCTACAACTTAGGCGTGAAACCGGATTGGTGGAAACTGCCGCCAATGGCTGCTGAATCATGGCAGGAGGTGAATGCGCTGATCAGAGACCGCGATGCGTATTGTCGTGGGGTTGTATTGCTGGGCCTGGACGCACCAGAAAACGAGTTGAAAGCCGGGTTCAATGCAGCAGCAAGTACCGATATCGTAAAAGGTTTTGCCGTTGGCAGGACTATTTTCGGCCAGCCTTCCCGTTTGTGGCTAGCTAATGACATTGATGATGCTGGCTTGATTGAGCAGATCAAGCAGAACTATCACAACTTAATAACCCTGTGGCGTCAGCGTGGCTAA
- a CDS encoding MFS transporter: MNTISGLQRFSIGISLFLGYALFAVAWKVGDFYVQSSLGFSNSQLADSTAWLNIAKLTTNFIVGILVARVAAKHYFATVGNGFSMGLLLAGIGLAIMLKADTEMMVMAGRAVVGLGGGLVLFCQSPVTASVFSGKELNIMNGVNASAYNVGITAAITLSATILALPTETMELVTSILIAVSVALAILIFLSFKKVQVSETGEVASFSSGLKENFNWVFCVVFSGAIVFYTLSFTFIEPANIMNLLYAGIVGNFAGIFLVGKFDIRKLAVTTTVLASLCAMPFVLFGSQIAAMALGFFLFCSLPAFISLAYIRESVNPSSLALTFMLLWVGSDLLVSLMVKVFALVSPNTGNLILLGLITTYGLGTVYIARRYR; this comes from the coding sequence ATGAACACTATATCAGGGTTACAACGTTTCAGTATTGGTATCAGCTTGTTTCTGGGTTACGCATTATTTGCTGTAGCTTGGAAAGTCGGTGATTTCTATGTGCAATCTTCATTAGGGTTTTCTAACTCACAACTGGCCGACTCTACCGCTTGGCTGAACATCGCCAAGTTAACCACTAACTTTATAGTAGGCATTTTAGTTGCGCGAGTTGCAGCCAAACATTACTTTGCCACAGTCGGAAATGGCTTCTCCATGGGGTTGCTACTTGCAGGTATTGGTCTGGCGATTATGCTAAAAGCCGACACTGAAATGATGGTCATGGCTGGCCGTGCTGTCGTTGGCCTCGGTGGAGGATTAGTTTTATTCTGTCAATCTCCGGTAACGGCATCCGTCTTTTCAGGAAAAGAGCTAAATATCATGAACGGCGTAAACGCTTCTGCCTATAATGTCGGTATTACCGCCGCGATTACTTTATCGGCAACTATCCTAGCCCTGCCGACGGAAACCATGGAGCTTGTTACGTCTATCCTCATTGCTGTATCCGTTGCCCTAGCCATTCTCATATTTCTTTCTTTCAAAAAAGTACAGGTTTCTGAAACCGGTGAGGTGGCTTCGTTCAGTTCTGGCCTCAAAGAGAATTTCAACTGGGTATTCTGTGTCGTCTTCTCTGGTGCCATTGTTTTTTACACCTTATCATTTACCTTTATTGAGCCCGCAAATATCATGAACTTGTTATATGCAGGCATTGTCGGTAACTTCGCCGGTATTTTCTTAGTCGGAAAATTTGATATCCGAAAGCTAGCGGTAACAACGACCGTGTTGGCATCACTGTGTGCAATGCCTTTTGTTTTGTTTGGCTCACAGATTGCAGCAATGGCATTGGGCTTTTTCTTGTTCTGCAGCCTGCCAGCTTTTATCAGCCTTGCCTATATTCGCGAATCCGTTAACCCTAGCTCCTTAGCATTAACATTTATGCTGCTGTGGGTGGGAAGTGACTTGTTAGTGTCACTGATGGTTAAAGTATTTGCCCTAGTATCACCTAACACCGGAAATCTGATCTTACTAGGATTAATCACAACTTATGGGCTAGGCACTGTCTATATCGCCCGTAGATACCGGTAA
- a CDS encoding ABC transporter permease has translation MIAKLIEATSGAKSPQNYKRLISKYAIYVVFIAMCVVMSILSPVFLTVANLLNVVTQMASIGLLALGVTIIIITRGIDLSSGSVLAVAAVASASMAQTLDWGMRMYPAMPELPVIVPILVALAVGALCGFINGALIAYTGIPPFIATLGMMIIARGAALLYSDGRPVSSLIDSYQWIGQGTIAGIPVPVIIFIVMAIVSYILLNYTRFGKYAYAIGGNETAAYVSGINVKKYKILVYTYAGLLAGIAALILSARINSGQPGLGVMYELDAIASATVGGVSHAGGIGTIQGTIIGTMIMGVLQNGLDLLNVSAYWQQVVKGLVIVVAVVFDMKRQKKSK, from the coding sequence ATGATTGCGAAGTTAATAGAAGCAACGTCTGGTGCGAAATCGCCTCAGAATTATAAGCGCTTGATTTCTAAGTATGCCATCTACGTTGTATTCATTGCCATGTGTGTGGTGATGTCGATTCTATCTCCAGTATTCCTTACTGTAGCCAACTTGCTTAACGTTGTTACCCAAATGGCCAGTATCGGCCTGCTCGCACTTGGGGTAACCATCATCATTATTACCCGGGGTATCGACTTGTCGTCCGGCTCGGTTCTCGCTGTCGCCGCCGTGGCCTCGGCCAGTATGGCGCAAACCCTCGATTGGGGCATGCGGATGTATCCGGCGATGCCTGAGCTACCTGTAATCGTTCCCATCTTGGTTGCGCTGGCAGTCGGTGCTCTCTGTGGTTTTATCAACGGTGCATTGATTGCCTATACCGGTATCCCGCCGTTCATCGCCACCTTGGGTATGATGATCATTGCACGCGGTGCGGCCCTTCTCTACTCAGACGGCCGTCCAGTCAGTAGCCTTATTGACTCCTACCAGTGGATTGGTCAGGGAACCATTGCCGGTATCCCGGTTCCGGTCATCATCTTTATCGTCATGGCAATCGTGTCCTACATCCTGTTGAACTACACCCGCTTCGGTAAATATGCCTACGCCATCGGCGGTAACGAAACAGCGGCCTATGTATCGGGCATCAACGTTAAGAAGTACAAGATCCTGGTATACACCTATGCAGGGCTACTCGCTGGTATCGCAGCGCTTATCCTATCTGCTCGTATCAACTCAGGTCAGCCTGGCCTCGGTGTAATGTACGAGTTGGATGCCATCGCATCAGCAACCGTTGGTGGTGTATCCCATGCCGGTGGTATCGGTACGATTCAGGGTACCATCATAGGCACCATGATCATGGGGGTACTGCAGAATGGCCTCGACCTACTGAACGTCTCGGCTTACTGGCAGCAAGTAGTAAAAGGCTTGGTCATAGTGGTCGCCGTTGTCTTTGATATGAAGCGTCAGAAGAAGAGCAAGTAG
- a CDS encoding sugar ABC transporter substrate-binding protein — MPSLIHGITSLFTNSISTTKSLSKGVLRKIAIIGTVFALAACGGDDGEDKIKIGVAIPNFDDTFLVNMKDSMDKYAKEMGNVELIFVDAKEDTVKQLGQIQNFIVQQVDGIILVPVNTDATQPMTDSIQKAGIELVYLNRRPSYLPDGVSYVGSDELRFGEEQAKYAASKVDGGNIGIIMGMMTVEAAILRTQGVEDFFKDKPEFNITRKQTGLWQRSQGMIVMENWINSGEQIDIILSNNDDMALGAIQALRAAGKLEDTIVVGVDATPDGIMAIQQGALDATVFQDGVGQARGALDAAMNAINKQPQEKITWIPAELVTKDNLAEFQAKG, encoded by the coding sequence ATGCCGTCACTGATACATGGAATTACTTCTCTATTCACAAACTCTATTTCAACGACAAAGTCCCTATCAAAAGGGGTCCTTCGCAAAATAGCCATCATTGGCACCGTGTTTGCGCTAGCTGCGTGCGGCGGTGATGACGGAGAGGACAAGATCAAAATCGGCGTCGCCATTCCTAACTTTGATGACACCTTTTTGGTCAACATGAAGGACTCTATGGATAAGTACGCCAAAGAGATGGGTAATGTAGAGCTAATTTTCGTCGATGCTAAAGAAGATACAGTGAAACAATTGGGGCAAATCCAAAACTTCATTGTTCAGCAAGTTGACGGCATCATCCTAGTTCCGGTTAACACCGATGCAACTCAACCGATGACAGACAGTATCCAGAAAGCCGGCATCGAACTGGTTTACCTAAACCGTCGCCCTTCTTACTTGCCAGATGGCGTGTCGTACGTGGGTTCTGACGAGCTTCGTTTTGGTGAAGAACAAGCAAAATATGCGGCATCTAAAGTTGATGGCGGTAATATCGGCATCATCATGGGCATGATGACGGTCGAAGCTGCCATCCTTCGTACCCAAGGTGTTGAAGACTTCTTCAAAGACAAGCCAGAATTCAACATCACCCGTAAGCAAACCGGCCTATGGCAGCGCTCACAGGGTATGATTGTAATGGAAAACTGGATCAACTCTGGCGAGCAAATCGACATCATCCTTTCCAACAATGATGATATGGCACTGGGTGCTATCCAGGCACTGCGCGCTGCCGGTAAACTCGAAGACACCATTGTTGTCGGTGTCGATGCGACCCCGGATGGCATCATGGCAATTCAACAAGGCGCTCTGGATGCAACCGTATTCCAAGACGGTGTCGGCCAAGCCCGTGGCGCATTGGATGCGGCAATGAATGCCATCAACAAACAACCCCAAGAGAAAATCACTTGGATCCCTGCAGAACTGGTTACCAAAGACAACCTAGCTGAATTCCAGGCAAAAGGTTAA
- a CDS encoding CoA-acylating methylmalonate-semialdehyde dehydrogenase translates to METVQNFIQGQISESHSQRFAPVFNPATGEQTRQVVLSSAAETAEAIAAADKAFPAWAKTSPLKRARVMFKFKALLEQNMDELARLISSEHGKVYSDAVGEVTRGLEVVEFACGIPHLQKGEHSANVGTGVDSHSLMQPLGVCAGITPFNFPAMVPMWMFPIALATGNTFVLKPSEKDPSLGLVLAELLKEAGLPDGVFNVVNGDKEAVDVLLTDPRVQAVSFVGSTPIAEYIYSTASAHGKRCQALGGAKNHCILMPDADLDMATSAIMGAAYGAAGERCMALSVVVAVGDETADQLIGKLKSQIDVMKVGPGVVEGPENDMGPVISSQHKDKICEYITSGVEQGASLVVDGRDIRIEGHENGFFVGPTLFDNVSPEMTIYQEEIFGPVLAIVRVPDYQTGLELINRHEYGNGTAIFTRDGETARQFSEDVLAGMVGINVPIPVPMAFHSFGGWKRSVFGPLNVHGNDGVRFYTRMKTVTSRWPASVRLEQHSSSFVMPTM, encoded by the coding sequence ATGGAAACAGTTCAAAACTTCATTCAGGGCCAAATCAGCGAAAGTCACAGCCAGCGCTTTGCCCCGGTATTCAACCCAGCAACCGGTGAGCAGACCCGTCAGGTAGTATTGAGCTCAGCTGCTGAAACCGCCGAAGCCATCGCTGCTGCTGATAAGGCATTTCCTGCATGGGCAAAGACATCGCCGCTCAAGCGTGCTCGTGTGATGTTCAAATTCAAAGCCTTGCTTGAGCAGAACATGGATGAGCTGGCTCGCCTGATCTCAAGTGAGCACGGTAAAGTTTATTCAGATGCAGTGGGTGAAGTGACCCGTGGCCTTGAGGTAGTTGAGTTTGCCTGTGGTATTCCGCATCTTCAGAAAGGGGAGCATTCAGCCAATGTGGGGACTGGTGTCGATAGTCACTCGCTGATGCAGCCACTAGGTGTCTGTGCGGGTATTACCCCATTCAACTTTCCGGCAATGGTGCCCATGTGGATGTTCCCGATTGCCTTGGCGACGGGTAATACTTTTGTGTTGAAGCCTTCGGAAAAAGATCCCTCTCTAGGATTGGTGTTGGCCGAGCTGCTTAAAGAAGCCGGTTTGCCTGACGGTGTCTTTAATGTGGTGAACGGTGACAAGGAAGCGGTTGATGTATTGCTTACCGATCCGCGTGTACAAGCGGTCAGCTTCGTAGGGTCGACGCCGATTGCTGAGTACATTTACTCAACTGCATCAGCGCATGGCAAGCGTTGCCAGGCACTGGGCGGTGCGAAGAACCACTGTATCTTGATGCCTGATGCCGACCTGGATATGGCGACAAGCGCGATCATGGGCGCTGCTTATGGTGCCGCCGGTGAGCGTTGTATGGCATTGTCTGTCGTAGTTGCGGTTGGTGATGAAACGGCTGATCAGCTTATCGGTAAGCTGAAGTCTCAAATTGATGTGATGAAAGTTGGCCCGGGCGTGGTTGAAGGCCCTGAAAATGACATGGGCCCCGTGATTTCCTCACAGCACAAAGACAAGATCTGTGAATACATCACATCGGGTGTAGAGCAGGGCGCATCTTTGGTGGTCGATGGCCGTGATATCCGCATTGAAGGGCATGAGAATGGTTTCTTCGTTGGGCCAACATTGTTCGATAATGTGTCACCGGAGATGACCATCTACCAAGAAGAGATTTTCGGCCCTGTGCTTGCGATTGTCCGTGTGCCTGACTACCAGACCGGCCTTGAGCTTATCAACCGTCACGAGTACGGCAATGGTACCGCGATCTTTACCCGTGATGGCGAAACCGCTCGTCAGTTCAGTGAAGATGTACTGGCGGGTATGGTCGGGATTAACGTGCCAATCCCTGTTCCGATGGCGTTCCACAGTTTCGGTGGCTGGAAGCGCTCTGTGTTTGGCCCGTTGAATGTTCACGGCAACGATGGTGTTCGTTTCTACACCCGAATGAAGACAGTGACCAGTCGCTGGCCAGCCAGTGTTCGTTTAGAGCAGCACAGCAGCAGCTTTGTGATGCCGACGATGTAA
- a CDS encoding sugar ABC transporter ATP-binding protein has protein sequence MSQVILEMRGITKTFPGVKALDNVQLTLKKGRVMALMGENGAGKSTLMKVLFGTYQRDAGTIRYQGELVDFSGAKESLESGISMIHQELSPVLHRNIAENIWLGREPVSGPLRLIDHKKMFADTEALLQRLDLDLDPRTLMSDLTVATMQMVEIAKAISFESKIIIMDEPTSALTDKEVAHLFEIIEKLKSQGVAMVYISHKMDEIFKICDDITVFRDGCYIGEREARDTNHDELVQMMVGRELGDVFPPPTAKPGKIRLEVKNLSVDGCFKDVNFKLHEGEILGIAGLVGAGRTELIETLFGVREKETGEIWINGEEVEIKAPQDAISHKMAFLTEDRRHSGLYLMLDIFANTSIAHLDAYKSRVANVLDVRQMRSDSEEHCKKLKVKTPHMSEAIDNLSGGNQQKVLLARWMLTKPDILFLDEPTRGIDVGAKSEIYKLMRLLTGMGKSLVMISSELPEVIGMSDRVLVMHEGNLKGELDGTEATQEKIMSMALA, from the coding sequence ATGAGCCAAGTAATACTTGAGATGCGTGGTATTACCAAAACCTTTCCCGGCGTAAAAGCACTCGATAACGTGCAGCTGACGCTGAAGAAAGGACGGGTAATGGCACTCATGGGCGAAAATGGTGCAGGGAAATCGACCTTGATGAAGGTGCTGTTTGGCACATACCAGCGCGATGCCGGCACCATTCGCTACCAAGGGGAATTGGTAGACTTCTCCGGCGCCAAAGAATCACTAGAAAGCGGTATTTCGATGATCCACCAGGAGCTCTCTCCTGTCCTACACCGTAATATTGCCGAGAATATCTGGCTTGGCCGCGAACCGGTCTCAGGGCCATTAAGACTGATCGATCATAAAAAGATGTTCGCCGATACCGAAGCCCTACTCCAGCGTCTTGATCTCGATCTTGACCCTCGAACCTTAATGAGTGACTTGACCGTAGCAACTATGCAAATGGTCGAGATTGCCAAAGCCATTTCTTTTGAATCGAAGATCATTATCATGGATGAGCCAACTTCGGCCCTAACGGACAAAGAAGTTGCCCACCTGTTTGAGATTATCGAAAAGCTCAAATCCCAGGGCGTCGCCATGGTGTATATCAGCCACAAGATGGATGAAATCTTCAAAATCTGCGATGACATTACTGTTTTCCGCGATGGTTGCTACATCGGCGAGCGCGAAGCCAGAGATACCAACCATGATGAACTGGTCCAGATGATGGTTGGCCGTGAACTTGGCGATGTATTCCCTCCTCCTACCGCCAAGCCAGGAAAAATCCGCCTGGAGGTGAAAAACCTGTCTGTCGATGGCTGCTTCAAGGATGTCAACTTCAAACTCCATGAAGGTGAGATATTAGGGATAGCAGGCCTTGTAGGAGCCGGCCGAACCGAACTTATCGAGACCCTATTTGGGGTTCGCGAGAAAGAGACCGGTGAGATTTGGATCAATGGCGAAGAAGTCGAAATCAAGGCCCCACAGGATGCCATCAGCCACAAAATGGCTTTCTTGACCGAAGACCGCCGTCATTCCGGCCTTTACCTGATGCTCGATATCTTTGCCAATACGTCCATCGCCCACCTCGATGCTTATAAGAGCCGAGTGGCCAATGTTCTCGACGTCCGCCAGATGCGCTCAGACAGTGAAGAACACTGTAAAAAACTCAAGGTGAAAACACCACACATGAGCGAGGCAATTGACAACCTCAGCGGAGGTAACCAGCAGAAAGTACTGCTAGCCCGCTGGATGTTGACCAAGCCTGACATTCTGTTCCTCGACGAACCGACCCGAGGCATCGATGTGGGTGCGAAATCTGAAATTTACAAACTCATGCGCCTTTTGACCGGTATGGGTAAAAGCTTGGTAATGATCTCGTCGGAACTGCCGGAAGTTATCGGCATGAGCGACCGAGTGTTGGTCATGCACGAAGGCAACCTCAAAGGCGAGCTCGACGGCACTGAAGCGACCCAAGAAAAAATCATGTCTATGGCGTTGGCATAA